A single genomic interval of Helianthus annuus cultivar XRQ/B chromosome 6, HanXRQr2.0-SUNRISE, whole genome shotgun sequence harbors:
- the LOC118479541 gene encoding uncharacterized protein LOC118479541, with amino-acid sequence MIWDPRVVKRIDTVKREYFVAISGSIEGIEENLNVCNVYVPNDVQKKTTVWKELSWLKQRLQGLWLLAGDFNEVRVEEDRMNSKFDAYGEMVFNKFIADAGLLEYHMSGSRFTFMTESGSSMSKIDRILVCDTFMNKWPCAKLEALPRHLSDHNPLLLSCTAKDYGPVPFRLYNSWLSKEGMDDIIKSAIDNHVNGEDWMKNMGALLKKKFKIKIKEWRKAEKEKEEKEVFKAKKRVEEIELKAEKQKLKEEEKEERVKGRLIIRNHEKQKIADLKQKAKINWARLGDENSGFFFTR; translated from the coding sequence ATGATTTGGGATCCAAGGGTTGTTAAAAGGATAGACACGGTGAAAAGGGAGTATTTTGTCGCAATATCGGGTAGTATAGAAGGGATTGAGGAGAATTTGAATGTTTGCAATGTTTATGTCCCAAACGATGTGCAGAAAAAGACAACTGTTTGGAAGGAACTGTCTTGGCTTAAACAGAGGTTACAAGGATTATGGTTATTGGCTGGTGACTTCAACGAAGTCAGGGTTGAGGAAGATAGAATGAATTCTAAATTCGATGCATATGGGGAAATGGTATTTAATAAGTTTATTGCGGATGCGGGGTTACTGGAATATCATATGTCAGGATCTAGATTCACTTTTATGACTGAAAGTGGGTCAAGTATGAGCAAGATTGATCGAATCTTAGTATGTGATACATTCATGAATAAATGGCCGTGTGCAAAGTTGGAAGCCTTACCGAGACACTTATCAGATCACAACCCTCTGTTGTTATCGTGTACGGCAAAAGACTATGGACCGGTTCCGTTTAGACTCTATAACTCATGGTTGTCGAAAGAAGGAATGGATGATATAATTAAAAGCGCCATAGATAATCATGTTAATGGGGAAGATTGGATGAAGAATATGGGAGCgctattgaaaaaaaaatttaaaatcaagataaAAGAGTGGAGAAAAGCGgagaaagaaaaggaagagaAAGAGGTATTTAAAGCGAAAAAGAGGGTAGAAGAGATAGAGCTCAAGGCTGAAAAACAGAaactaaaagaagaagaaaaggaagaaagagtTAAGGGGAGACTTATTATCAGGAatcatgaaaaacaaaagatAGCAGACTTAAAGCAGAAAGCAAAGATTAATTGGGCGAGATTGGGGGATGAGAATTCAGGGTTTTTTTTCACAAGATGA